A genomic segment from Streptosporangium roseum DSM 43021 encodes:
- the rpsB gene encoding 30S ribosomal protein S2, translating to MSTPVVTMRQLLESGVHFGHQTRRWNPKMKRFIFTERNGIYIIDLQKSLAFIDRAYDFVKETVAHGGTIMFIGTKKQAQEAIAEQAARVGMPYVNQRWLGGMLTNFSTVHKRLQRLKELEELDFDNVAASGLTKKELLMRRREKEKLERTLGGIRDMSRVPSAVWVVDTKKEHIGISEARKLNIPVVAILDTNCDPDEVDYPIPGNDDAIRAVGLLTRVVADAVAAGLMARAGANRGDDKPAVAGGAEPLAEWEQELLAGAEAAPAAEAPAAEAPAAEAETAEAPAAEAEAEVEAAPVAENDAEVETAEAEGTEKQA from the coding sequence ATGTCCACCCCCGTCGTCACCATGCGACAGCTGCTCGAGAGCGGCGTTCACTTCGGTCACCAGACCCGCCGCTGGAACCCGAAGATGAAGCGCTTCATCTTCACCGAGCGCAACGGCATCTACATCATCGACCTGCAGAAGTCGCTGGCCTTCATCGACCGGGCCTACGACTTCGTCAAGGAGACCGTCGCGCACGGCGGCACGATCATGTTCATCGGCACGAAGAAGCAGGCCCAGGAGGCCATCGCCGAGCAGGCGGCGCGTGTCGGCATGCCGTATGTCAACCAGCGCTGGCTGGGTGGCATGCTCACCAACTTCTCCACCGTGCACAAGAGGCTTCAGCGTCTGAAGGAGCTCGAGGAGCTCGACTTCGACAACGTCGCCGCGTCGGGGCTCACCAAGAAGGAGCTCCTCATGCGCCGTCGTGAGAAGGAGAAGCTGGAGCGCACCCTCGGCGGTATCCGCGACATGTCCCGCGTTCCCAGTGCGGTGTGGGTCGTCGACACCAAGAAGGAGCACATCGGGATCAGCGAGGCCCGCAAGCTGAACATCCCGGTCGTCGCGATCCTCGACACCAACTGTGACCCGGACGAGGTCGACTACCCGATCCCGGGTAACGACGACGCCATCCGCGCCGTCGGCCTGCTGACCCGCGTCGTCGCCGACGCCGTCGCCGCCGGCCTCATGGCCCGCGCCGGCGCCAACCGCGGCGACGACAAGCCGGCCGTCGCCGGTGGCGCCGAGCCGCTCGCCGAGTGGGAGCAGGAGCTCCTCGCCGGCGCCGAGGCCGCTCCGGCCGCCGAGGCTCCGGCTGCTGAGGCTCCGGCCGCCGAGGCCGAGACCGCCGAGGCCCCGGCCGCCGAGGCCGAGGCTGAGGTTGAGGCTGCTCCGGTCGCCGAGAACGACGCCGAGGTCGAGACCGCCGAGGCCGAGGGCACCGAGAAGCAGGCCTAG
- a CDS encoding phosphatidate cytidylyltransferase: MESAAGGSRTGRNLPVAIAVGAGLGALAIGSLYFVEVLFLAVVIAAVGIGVMELVRSFAARDITVPLIPVLAGMAAMVVGAYYGGPAWLVGVFAMTVLVLMMWRMFQGTEGYVRDTTATILVTVYPSLLAAFVALLLAHPLDGPDRVVVFIATTVASDIGGYFAGISLGKHKMSPLISPKKTWEGFAGSALACMAVGGWLVAWLLEDDVWKGVLIGAVVVVFATLGDLVESVIKRDLGVKDMGSVLPGHGGLMDRLDSLVAALIPVWVLLTLLV; the protein is encoded by the coding sequence TTGGAATCTGCGGCGGGCGGTAGCCGTACCGGCCGGAATCTTCCCGTCGCGATCGCGGTGGGTGCCGGTCTGGGAGCCTTGGCCATCGGCTCCCTCTACTTTGTCGAAGTGCTCTTCCTGGCCGTGGTGATCGCGGCGGTGGGCATCGGCGTGATGGAACTGGTCCGATCGTTCGCCGCCCGGGACATCACCGTCCCGCTGATCCCGGTCCTGGCCGGGATGGCCGCCATGGTGGTCGGCGCCTACTACGGCGGTCCCGCCTGGCTGGTCGGCGTCTTCGCGATGACGGTGCTCGTGCTGATGATGTGGCGGATGTTCCAGGGCACCGAGGGCTACGTCCGCGACACGACCGCGACCATCCTGGTCACGGTCTACCCCTCGTTGCTCGCCGCGTTCGTGGCATTGCTGCTCGCGCATCCGCTCGACGGTCCCGACCGGGTGGTCGTCTTCATCGCCACCACCGTCGCGAGTGACATAGGCGGATATTTCGCGGGAATCTCTCTGGGCAAGCACAAGATGTCCCCGCTGATCAGCCCGAAGAAGACCTGGGAGGGCTTCGCCGGGTCCGCGCTGGCGTGCATGGCCGTGGGCGGCTGGCTGGTGGCGTGGCTGCTGGAGGACGATGTCTGGAAGGGCGTGCTGATCGGTGCCGTCGTGGTGGTCTTCGCCACCCTCGGCGACCTGGTCGAGTCGGTGATCAAGCGAGACCTCGGGGTCAAGGACATGGGCAGCGTGCTGCCCGGCCACGGCGGTCTGATGGACCGGCTCGACTCCCTCGTCGCCGCGCTGATCCCGGTCTGGGTGCTGCTCACCCTGCTCGTCTGA
- a CDS encoding APC family permease gives MEEHGVKEQGALRRTLSARDLIVYGLLFIGPLAPVGVFGVLDAKSNGAVALVYVVATIAMAFTAISYAQMSRVVPEAGSVFAYASAGLGAGAGFLAGWLVMLDYLLIPSVAYLFSGIALHALFPAVPAWAFTALAFAVTTTLNVSGVRLAARVGLVVLLAEVTVLAVFVVMAVAVLVGEGPSRPWLSPFIGVGGTTVAAVIGAVSVAVLSFLGFDAIASFAEETSGDSRQVGRAVLLCLGVAGVLFAVQTYLAGVLDPVPPAELAAHPAAQGTAFYDVTGEAVSPWLATLMKIAKAVGPAFAAMAAVAAAGRLLYGMARGGGLPRALSSVDPRSGTPRVALLSAGAITLVVSVWAASRDDGLDVLVSIVDIGALSAFAMLHASVIGYFRIRRGSRDWLRHLLVPVAGALVAIWIIALASPLAKLVGLVWLVAGVIVFAVRRSGAAGRARSSGS, from the coding sequence GTGGAAGAACACGGGGTGAAGGAGCAGGGGGCGCTGCGCCGTACGCTCTCGGCTCGGGACCTGATCGTCTATGGGCTGCTGTTCATCGGGCCGCTGGCTCCGGTGGGCGTGTTCGGGGTGCTCGACGCCAAGAGCAACGGCGCGGTGGCTCTCGTCTACGTCGTCGCCACGATCGCCATGGCCTTCACCGCCATCTCCTACGCGCAGATGTCACGGGTGGTGCCGGAGGCGGGGTCGGTGTTCGCCTACGCGTCGGCGGGGCTGGGGGCCGGTGCCGGGTTCCTGGCCGGTTGGCTGGTGATGCTCGACTATCTGCTCATCCCCAGCGTGGCGTACCTGTTCTCCGGGATCGCGCTGCACGCGCTGTTCCCGGCGGTTCCCGCCTGGGCCTTCACGGCGCTGGCCTTCGCGGTGACCACCACGCTGAACGTCTCCGGAGTACGGCTGGCCGCCCGGGTGGGCCTCGTGGTGCTCCTCGCCGAGGTGACGGTGCTGGCCGTGTTCGTGGTCATGGCGGTGGCCGTGCTGGTCGGGGAGGGGCCTTCCAGGCCGTGGCTGTCGCCGTTCATCGGGGTCGGGGGGACCACGGTGGCCGCGGTGATCGGGGCCGTCTCGGTGGCGGTCCTGTCGTTCCTCGGTTTCGACGCCATCGCCTCCTTCGCCGAGGAGACGAGCGGCGACTCCCGCCAGGTGGGCAGGGCGGTGCTGCTCTGCCTTGGGGTGGCCGGGGTGCTGTTCGCGGTCCAGACCTACCTGGCCGGGGTGCTGGACCCGGTGCCCCCGGCGGAACTGGCCGCGCATCCGGCCGCGCAGGGCACCGCCTTCTACGACGTGACCGGCGAGGCGGTCTCACCCTGGCTGGCCACCCTCATGAAGATCGCCAAGGCGGTGGGCCCGGCGTTCGCCGCGATGGCCGCGGTGGCGGCGGCCGGGCGGCTGCTGTACGGCATGGCCAGGGGCGGCGGGCTGCCCCGCGCGCTGTCATCGGTGGATCCCCGGTCGGGGACGCCTCGGGTGGCGCTGCTCAGCGCCGGGGCGATCACGCTGGTGGTCTCCGTCTGGGCGGCGAGCCGGGACGACGGCCTCGACGTGCTGGTCTCGATCGTGGACATCGGCGCGCTGTCGGCGTTCGCGATGCTGCACGCCTCCGTGATCGGGTATTTCCGGATCCGGCGAGGGAGCCGGGACTGGCTGCGGCACCTGCTGGTGCCGGTCGCCGGAGCGCTGGTCGCGATCTGGATCATCGCCCTGGCCAGTCCCCTCGCCAAACTCGTCGGTCTGGTCTGGCTGGTCGCCGGGGTCATCGTGTTCGCTGTGCGGAGGAGTGGCGCAGCGGGGAGAGCCAGATCGTCGGGATCATGA
- a CDS encoding YifB family Mg chelatase-like AAA ATPase, translating to MTFALAIAVALLAAAGVVPRAKVAQPFFLGELGLDGSLRPVRGVLPAVLAAAGAGADTVVVPARNAAEAALVPDVTVIPALTLGELVSWLRSDDPVNLPLAELLPPAEAPEPVGGPGGARLLAPADSAELVPDLGDVAGQPFARRALEVCAAGGHNFWMLGQPGTGKTMLAERLPTLLPPLERDEALEVTAIHSVAGVLPVDRPLLTRPPFVAPHHTATVPAVIGGGSGAIRPGAVSLAHRGVLFLDEAPEYPTTVLDSLRQPIESGRVTVSRALGSVTFPARFMLVLAANQCPCAQPSSPEDPCRCTPAVRRRYLARLSGPLLDRIDVKVTLYRSTRRELLADRRFIEPSRVVADRVLIARGHAARRFAGRPWRSNAEMPTRALHAEYRPPPKAMAPLLRCLDSGQLSARGLDRVLRVAWTLADLGGKDRPGVEETNAALGLWLGEER from the coding sequence TTGACTTTCGCACTGGCGATCGCTGTGGCCCTGCTCGCGGCGGCCGGGGTCGTTCCCCGCGCCAAGGTCGCCCAGCCGTTCTTCCTGGGCGAGCTCGGCCTCGACGGCTCGCTGAGACCGGTACGGGGCGTGCTCCCGGCCGTGCTGGCGGCGGCCGGAGCCGGTGCCGACACCGTCGTGGTCCCCGCGCGCAACGCCGCCGAGGCCGCTCTCGTGCCGGACGTGACCGTCATCCCCGCCCTCACGCTGGGCGAGCTGGTGAGCTGGCTGCGCAGCGACGACCCGGTCAACCTGCCCCTGGCCGAGCTCCTCCCGCCCGCCGAGGCGCCCGAGCCCGTCGGCGGACCGGGCGGCGCACGGCTGCTCGCTCCGGCCGATTCCGCCGAGCTCGTCCCCGACCTCGGTGACGTGGCCGGTCAGCCCTTCGCCCGCCGCGCGCTGGAGGTCTGCGCCGCCGGAGGCCACAACTTCTGGATGCTGGGCCAGCCGGGCACCGGCAAGACGATGCTCGCCGAGCGGCTGCCCACCCTGCTCCCGCCCCTGGAGCGGGATGAGGCGCTCGAAGTCACCGCCATCCACTCCGTCGCCGGGGTGCTGCCCGTCGACCGGCCGCTGCTGACCCGTCCGCCGTTCGTGGCACCCCACCACACCGCGACCGTCCCGGCCGTCATCGGCGGGGGCAGCGGGGCGATCCGCCCGGGGGCGGTGTCGCTCGCCCATCGGGGCGTCCTGTTCCTGGACGAGGCCCCCGAATATCCGACGACCGTTCTCGACTCGCTCAGGCAGCCGATCGAGTCGGGCCGGGTGACGGTCTCCAGGGCGCTGGGCTCGGTCACGTTCCCCGCCAGGTTCATGCTGGTGCTGGCCGCCAACCAGTGCCCGTGCGCGCAGCCCTCCAGCCCCGAGGACCCGTGCCGGTGCACCCCCGCGGTCCGCCGCCGCTACCTGGCCAGGCTCTCCGGCCCGCTGCTCGACCGGATCGACGTCAAGGTCACTCTGTACCGGTCGACCCGGCGCGAGCTTCTCGCCGACCGCCGGTTCATCGAGCCGAGCCGGGTGGTGGCCGACCGGGTGCTCATCGCCCGCGGGCATGCCGCCAGGCGGTTCGCGGGCAGGCCGTGGCGGTCCAACGCGGAGATGCCCACCCGTGCCCTCCACGCCGAATACCGTCCGCCGCCGAAGGCGATGGCACCCCTGCTCCGCTGCCTCGACAGCGGTCAGCTCAGTGCCCGCGGGCTGGACCGGGTGCTCAGGGTGGCCTGGACGCTGGCCGACCTCGGCGGCAAGGACAGGCCCGGGGTCGAGGAGACCAACGCCGCACTCGGGCTGTGGCTGGGGGAGGAGCGGTGA
- a CDS encoding ArsR/SmtB family transcription factor — translation MTEARRPLTDPTAMRALAHPARLAILNRLQSEGPATATEVADVVGVTPSAASYHLRMLAKYGFAEDAPARGDGRERLWRSTPGGFTVSNEPDDRPEVRAAKDLLIKAVRDQAADEMTRALGNYDREPPEWRKASMFNRQVLLVDAEELGRLNEQIDELLSPYRATVRQRSQAPAGARISEAQVSLFPRVERRPHGLPRE, via the coding sequence ATGACCGAGGCACGCAGGCCGCTCACCGACCCCACGGCGATGCGCGCGCTGGCGCATCCGGCGCGGCTCGCCATCCTGAACCGGCTCCAGTCCGAGGGGCCCGCCACCGCGACCGAGGTCGCCGACGTCGTCGGGGTCACGCCGAGCGCGGCGAGCTACCACCTGCGCATGCTCGCCAAGTACGGCTTCGCCGAGGACGCGCCGGCGCGCGGCGACGGCAGGGAGAGGTTGTGGAGGTCCACTCCGGGCGGCTTTACCGTCAGCAACGAACCCGATGACCGGCCGGAGGTCCGGGCGGCCAAGGATCTGCTGATCAAGGCCGTGCGCGACCAGGCGGCCGACGAGATGACCCGGGCCCTGGGCAACTACGACCGCGAGCCTCCCGAGTGGCGGAAGGCCTCGATGTTCAACCGCCAGGTCCTGCTGGTCGACGCCGAGGAGCTCGGACGGCTGAACGAGCAGATCGACGAGCTGCTCTCCCCCTATCGCGCGACCGTCCGGCAGCGGTCCCAGGCGCCAGCCGGGGCGCGGATCTCCGAGGCGCAGGTGAGCCTCTTCCCCCGTGTCGAGCGCCGGCCGCACGGGCTCCCCCGGGAATGA
- a CDS encoding murein hydrolase activator EnvC family protein: protein MNSLRPFGLRALSPAPLPVLTAVLLLTAVPGGAGAQSTIDLIGRRTASEPPPHRHTTPAHRHPAPEPPAHRHTASEPRARWEWPLAGRPHVLRGFAPPAQPWLAGHRGIDLAARPGTEVRAAGAGTVGYAGPLAERGVVTILHADGLRTTYLPVQPSVRHGQTVVRGEAIGVVQDVPGHCPAACLHWGLLRDRLYLDPLLLLGRGQVRLLPVWPAHREHAGRL from the coding sequence GTGAACTCCCTGCGGCCCTTCGGGCTCCGGGCCTTGTCGCCCGCTCCACTGCCCGTCCTGACAGCCGTCCTGCTGCTGACCGCCGTACCGGGGGGCGCGGGCGCCCAGAGCACGATCGACCTGATCGGCCGACGCACGGCATCCGAGCCCCCGCCCCACCGGCACACGACACCCGCCCACAGGCACCCGGCCCCCGAGCCCCCGGCCCACCGGCACACGGCATCCGAGCCCCGGGCCCGCTGGGAATGGCCGCTCGCCGGGCGGCCCCACGTGCTCCGTGGCTTCGCGCCCCCGGCACAGCCCTGGCTGGCCGGGCATCGAGGGATCGACCTCGCCGCCCGGCCCGGCACGGAGGTCCGCGCGGCCGGAGCCGGAACGGTGGGGTACGCGGGGCCGCTCGCGGAGCGGGGTGTGGTGACCATCCTCCATGCCGACGGCCTGCGGACGACCTACCTGCCCGTCCAGCCGTCGGTACGGCACGGCCAGACGGTGGTCCGGGGCGAGGCGATCGGTGTCGTCCAGGACGTTCCCGGGCACTGCCCTGCCGCCTGCCTGCACTGGGGCCTGCTCCGCGACCGTCTGTACCTCGACCCGTTGCTTCTGCTGGGCCGGGGTCAGGTCCGGCTGCTCCCCGTCTGGCCCGCGCACCGCGAACACGCCGGCCGCTTGTGA
- the frr gene encoding ribosome recycling factor, with amino-acid sequence MIDDTLLEAEEKMDKAVSVAKDDFAGIRTGRVTPSMFNKISAEYYGTPTPIQQLASFHVPEARMVIIQPFDKGSMAAIEKAIRNSDLGVNPGNDGQVIRVAFPELSEERRREYIKVARNKAEQSKVSIRNIRRNAKETLDKMVKDSEAGEDEVRRAEKELDDLTQKHVAKIDELLKHKEAELLEV; translated from the coding sequence GTGATCGACGATACCCTCCTCGAAGCCGAGGAAAAGATGGACAAGGCAGTGTCGGTGGCGAAGGACGACTTCGCCGGTATCCGCACGGGCCGCGTCACCCCGTCGATGTTCAACAAGATCAGCGCTGAGTACTACGGGACGCCCACTCCCATTCAGCAACTGGCCTCGTTCCACGTCCCCGAGGCTCGCATGGTCATCATCCAGCCCTTCGACAAGGGCTCGATGGCCGCGATCGAGAAGGCGATCCGCAACTCCGATCTCGGCGTCAACCCCGGCAACGACGGCCAGGTCATCCGTGTGGCCTTCCCGGAGCTGTCGGAGGAGCGCCGCAGGGAGTACATCAAGGTCGCCCGGAACAAGGCGGAGCAGTCGAAGGTCTCCATCCGCAACATCCGCCGCAACGCCAAGGAGACCCTCGACAAGATGGTCAAGGACAGCGAGGCGGGCGAGGACGAGGTGCGTCGTGCGGAGAAGGAGCTCGACGACCTCACCCAGAAGCACGTAGCCAAGATCGATGAGCTGCTCAAGCACAAGGAAGCCGAGCTGCTCGAAGTCTGA
- the tsf gene encoding translation elongation factor Ts gives MASVNMADVKRLRELTAAGMMDCKKALEESEGDFDRAVELLRLKGAKDVGKREARTASNGLVALKQAGDSAAALLELNCETDFVAKGERFQELAAQVVEHILDTKPADVPALLESVLDGKSVKEHLDEANAALGEKIEIRRFAVLEGGFIGSYMHKTDPQLPPAVGVLVQLDTANAQVAKDIAQHAAAMAPKYLNPDAVPADVIEKERALFEEMTREEGKPEAAIGKIVDGRINGWYKDFTLLEQAFVKDNKKSIAKFANENGVKVEAFVRFKVGQA, from the coding sequence ATGGCTTCCGTGAACATGGCCGACGTCAAGCGGCTTCGTGAGCTGACCGCCGCCGGCATGATGGACTGCAAGAAGGCTCTTGAGGAGTCCGAGGGCGACTTCGACCGCGCCGTCGAGCTCCTGCGCCTCAAGGGCGCCAAGGACGTCGGCAAGCGTGAGGCTCGCACCGCCTCCAACGGCCTGGTCGCCCTGAAGCAGGCCGGCGACTCCGCCGCCGCGCTGCTCGAGCTCAACTGCGAGACCGACTTCGTCGCCAAGGGCGAGCGCTTCCAGGAGCTTGCCGCCCAGGTCGTCGAGCACATCCTGGACACCAAGCCGGCCGACGTGCCCGCCCTGCTTGAGTCCGTCCTCGACGGCAAGTCCGTCAAGGAGCACCTGGACGAGGCCAACGCCGCGCTCGGCGAGAAGATCGAGATCCGCCGCTTCGCGGTGCTCGAGGGTGGCTTCATCGGCTCCTACATGCACAAGACCGACCCGCAGCTTCCGCCGGCGGTCGGCGTGCTCGTGCAGCTCGACACCGCCAACGCCCAGGTCGCCAAGGACATCGCGCAGCACGCCGCCGCGATGGCTCCGAAGTACCTCAACCCGGATGCGGTCCCCGCCGACGTCATCGAGAAGGAGCGCGCGCTCTTCGAGGAGATGACCCGCGAGGAGGGCAAGCCCGAGGCCGCTATCGGCAAGATCGTCGACGGTCGCATCAACGGCTGGTACAAGGACTTCACCCTGCTTGAGCAGGCCTTCGTGAAGGACAACAAGAAGTCCATCGCAAAGTTCGCCAACGAGAACGGTGTCAAGGTCGAGGCCTTCGTCCGCTTCAAGGTCGGCCAGGCTTAG
- the dprA gene encoding DNA-processing protein DprA, with the protein MSDRLARVTLMRVAEPGDAMMGRLVAAHGPQAAVARIREGRPEPELARWFADSPRRESAGSRDERLTARLGRMFASWAARLETADPVRDLDEGERRGARLVVPGDSEWPTQLDDLGESRPHALWLHGEADLRFSCLRSVAVVGSRAATPYGTHVAAEFGAGLGERGWVVISGGAYGIDGAVHRGALAGETPTVAVLACGADVAYPSAHHSLFAAVRSQGVLVSECPMGATPTRPRFLIRNRLIAALSRGTVVIEAAVRSGALNTAGHAVSLNRHLAAVPGPVTSETSAGCHRLIRQGRAICVTTPEEMIELVGAMGGDLAPEPRGPVLPRDRLSPEIRRVLEAVPARTGTGPATIAVAAGVDLDTVLSCLGALAAAGYVERAPRGWRLRPDGPPAG; encoded by the coding sequence GTGAGCGACCGGCTCGCGCGGGTCACGTTGATGCGGGTGGCCGAGCCCGGCGACGCCATGATGGGCAGGCTCGTCGCCGCTCACGGCCCGCAGGCGGCCGTCGCGCGCATCCGCGAGGGACGGCCGGAGCCGGAGCTCGCCCGGTGGTTCGCCGACTCCCCCCGCCGGGAGTCGGCCGGCTCGCGGGACGAGCGGCTCACGGCCAGGCTCGGGCGGATGTTCGCCTCCTGGGCGGCCCGGCTGGAGACGGCCGACCCCGTCCGCGACCTCGACGAGGGGGAGCGCCGTGGGGCGCGGCTGGTGGTCCCCGGCGACTCCGAGTGGCCGACCCAGCTGGACGACCTCGGCGAGTCCCGTCCCCACGCCTTGTGGCTCCACGGTGAGGCCGACCTGCGCTTCTCCTGCCTGCGCTCCGTCGCGGTCGTCGGCTCCCGGGCCGCCACGCCGTACGGCACGCATGTCGCGGCGGAGTTCGGAGCCGGGCTGGGCGAGCGGGGCTGGGTCGTGATCTCGGGCGGCGCCTACGGCATCGACGGGGCGGTCCACCGCGGCGCCCTCGCGGGGGAGACGCCGACCGTCGCGGTGCTGGCCTGTGGCGCCGACGTCGCCTATCCCAGCGCGCACCATTCGCTGTTCGCGGCCGTGCGATCCCAGGGAGTGCTGGTGAGCGAGTGTCCGATGGGCGCCACCCCGACCCGGCCGCGTTTCCTGATCCGCAACCGGCTCATCGCCGCGCTGTCGCGGGGCACCGTGGTGATCGAGGCGGCGGTGCGCAGCGGGGCGCTCAACACCGCGGGACACGCGGTCTCGCTGAACCGCCATCTGGCCGCCGTGCCGGGGCCGGTGACCTCGGAGACCTCCGCGGGGTGCCATCGGTTGATCCGGCAGGGGAGGGCCATCTGCGTGACCACTCCCGAGGAGATGATCGAGCTCGTCGGTGCGATGGGCGGCGACCTGGCCCCCGAACCACGCGGCCCGGTGCTCCCGCGTGACCGGTTGAGTCCCGAGATCCGCAGGGTTCTCGAGGCCGTGCCCGCCCGGACCGGGACGGGCCCGGCGACGATAGCGGTGGCAGCGGGCGTCGACCTGGACACCGTGCTGTCCTGCCTCGGCGCCCTGGCCGCCGCCGGATACGTCGAGCGCGCCCCCCGCGGCTGGCGCCTACGCCCTGACGGACCCCCTGCCGGGTAA
- the pyrH gene encoding UMP kinase has translation MLKLSGEAFAGSEPLGIDPAVVGHLADSIAEAVRKGVQVAVVVGGGNMFRGAALSERGMDRARADYMGMLGTVINCLALQDFLEKRGIETRVQTAITMQQVAEPFLPRRAIRHLEKGRVVIFGAGLGSPFFSTDTCAAQRALEIGAEALLKGTQVDGVYDSDPRKNPDAVRFDHLEYGEVLTRGLGVMDATAISLCMDNGLPIVVFDLMGEGNILRAVHGEKIGTLVSPAGK, from the coding sequence ATGTTGAAGCTGTCGGGCGAGGCGTTCGCCGGCAGCGAGCCGCTGGGCATCGACCCCGCTGTGGTCGGTCACCTGGCCGACTCGATCGCCGAGGCCGTCCGCAAGGGCGTGCAGGTCGCGGTCGTGGTCGGCGGTGGCAACATGTTCCGTGGCGCCGCCCTGTCCGAGCGCGGCATGGACCGCGCCCGGGCCGACTACATGGGCATGCTCGGCACAGTGATCAACTGCCTGGCCCTTCAGGACTTCCTGGAGAAGCGGGGCATCGAGACCCGCGTCCAGACGGCCATCACCATGCAGCAGGTCGCGGAGCCCTTCCTGCCCCGCCGCGCCATCCGCCACCTGGAGAAGGGGCGCGTGGTCATCTTCGGGGCCGGGCTCGGTTCGCCGTTCTTCTCCACCGACACCTGTGCCGCGCAGCGCGCACTGGAGATCGGTGCCGAGGCGCTGCTCAAGGGCACCCAGGTGGACGGCGTCTACGACTCCGACCCCAGGAAGAACCCCGACGCCGTCCGGTTCGACCACCTCGAATATGGTGAGGTGCTGACCCGCGGTCTCGGTGTCATGGACGCCACCGCCATCAGCCTGTGCATGGACAACGGCCTGCCCATCGTGGTCTTCGACCTCATGGGTGAGGGCAACATCCTGCGGGCGGTGCACGGTGAGAAGATCGGCACGCTGGTGAGTCCGGCAGGGAAATAG
- a CDS encoding MFS transporter, with the protein MFQPIPLRKQRDYRLLLSARAVSETGAEVTRLAVPLTAATLLGASPAQMGMLTAAASLPYLLIGLQAGAVADRMRRHRPVMIGCELVSAGVIATIPAAWIAGLLTVPWLIAVTFVVGTCSVIFRAFNFPHLAVVVHESQRPQALAGFQSAHSLAVVGGPGLSGLLVQTVTAPFAMLIDAVSFLVSALLIRGIKAPETHTPAPPRGIWTEIREGLRAVVVDPALRALCGSGITINFFGSAYMALFVIYALTVLNLPAGMVGVITACFGVGGLLGALITSRLVKRVGENRMLTCSVLLFPLDFVVAALASGPVWAKFALMSASALISGAAVISFSICFGAITLREAPAELRGRINATMGFAMQGVLALGGLFGGLMGELLGLRPVLWMCAAGVALIMIPTIWLSPLRHSSAQRTR; encoded by the coding sequence ATGTTCCAGCCCATCCCCCTGCGCAAACAGCGCGACTACCGGCTGCTGCTGTCCGCCCGCGCCGTCTCCGAGACCGGGGCCGAGGTCACCCGGCTGGCCGTGCCGCTGACCGCCGCCACCCTGCTCGGCGCCTCCCCCGCCCAGATGGGCATGCTCACCGCCGCCGCCTCGCTGCCCTACCTGCTGATCGGGCTCCAGGCGGGCGCGGTCGCCGACCGGATGCGGCGGCACCGCCCGGTCATGATCGGCTGCGAGCTGGTCTCGGCCGGCGTGATCGCCACGATCCCCGCGGCCTGGATCGCCGGGCTGCTGACCGTGCCGTGGCTGATCGCGGTGACGTTCGTCGTCGGCACCTGCTCGGTGATCTTCCGGGCCTTCAACTTCCCCCACCTGGCCGTGGTGGTCCACGAGAGCCAGCGCCCCCAGGCCCTGGCCGGGTTCCAGTCGGCCCACTCGCTCGCGGTCGTCGGCGGGCCCGGTCTTTCCGGCCTGCTGGTCCAGACCGTCACCGCGCCCTTCGCGATGCTGATCGACGCGGTGTCCTTCCTGGTCTCGGCGCTCCTGATCCGCGGCATCAAGGCACCGGAGACCCACACGCCCGCTCCCCCGCGCGGCATATGGACAGAGATCCGTGAGGGCCTGCGCGCCGTGGTCGTGGACCCGGCCCTGCGCGCGCTCTGCGGCTCCGGAATCACGATCAACTTCTTCGGCAGCGCCTACATGGCACTCTTCGTGATCTACGCGCTCACCGTCCTGAACCTGCCCGCCGGAATGGTCGGCGTGATCACCGCGTGCTTCGGCGTAGGCGGCCTGCTGGGCGCCCTCATCACCTCCCGCCTGGTCAAGCGGGTCGGCGAGAACCGGATGCTGACCTGCTCGGTGCTGCTGTTCCCGCTCGACTTCGTGGTCGCCGCCCTCGCCTCCGGGCCGGTCTGGGCCAAGTTCGCCCTCATGTCCGCCAGCGCGCTCATCAGCGGCGCGGCCGTCATCTCCTTCTCCATCTGCTTCGGCGCGATCACCCTCAGGGAGGCTCCCGCGGAGCTGCGCGGCCGGATCAACGCCACGATGGGCTTCGCCATGCAGGGCGTCCTCGCCCTCGGAGGTCTCTTCGGCGGCCTCATGGGCGAGCTGCTGGGTCTGCGCCCGGTGCTGTGGATGTGCGCGGCGGGGGTGGCGCTCATCATGATCCCGACGATCTGGCTCTCCCCGCTGCGCCACTCCTCCGCACAGCGAACACGATGA